Proteins encoded together in one Musa acuminata AAA Group cultivar baxijiao chromosome BXJ3-6, Cavendish_Baxijiao_AAA, whole genome shotgun sequence window:
- the LOC103987261 gene encoding long chain base biosynthesis protein 2a, giving the protein MVRLPYLTALTTLFSYGLLFAFGQLRDFFRKLIDWSRSKSKDLKGYAPICLGLEDFYTRRLYLRIQDCFSRPIASAPDAWIDVVERYSNDNNKTLHRTSNTTKCLNLGSYNYLGFAAADEYCTPRVIDSLKRYSPSTCSVRVDGGTTNLHTELEELVARFVGKPAAILFGMGYVTNSAIIPALIGKGGLIISDSLNHNSIVNGARGSGAAVRVFQHNSPSHLEDVLREQIAEGQPRTHRPWKKIIVIVEGIYSMEGELCKLPEIIAVCKKYKAYTYLDEAHSIGAIGKSGRGVCELLGVDPADVDIMMGTFTKSFGSCGGYIAASKEIIQYLKYTCPAHLYATSMSPPAVQQVISAIKVILGEDGSNRGAQKLARIRENSNFFRSELQKMGFEVLGDNDSPVMPIMLYNPAKIPAFSRECLRQNVAVVTVAFPATPLLLARARICISASHSKEDLMKGLEVISKVGDLVGIKYFPAEPPKHAEQEKKNL; this is encoded by the exons ATGGTTAGATTGCCGTACCTCACCGCGCTCACCACCCTCTTCAGCTACGGCCTCCTCTTCGCCTTCGGCCAGCTGAGGGATTTCTTCAGGAAGCTCATCGATTGGTCCAGATCCAAGTCCAAGGACCTCAAG GGGTATGCGCCAATCTGCTTAGGGCTTGAAGATTTCTACACACGCCGGCTTTATCTCCGAATTCAG GACTGTTTTAGCCGACCAATTGCAAGCGCACCAGATGCTTGGATTGATGTTGTTGAGCGTTATTCTAATGACAATAACAAGACACTACA CCGAACATCAAATACTACAAAATGCTTAAATCTGGGATCATACAACTACCTTGGGTTTGCTGCAGCAGATGAATACTGCACACCTCGTGTTATTGACTCTCTGAAGAGATACTCACCCAGTACCTGCAGTGTTCGTGTTGATGGTG GGACAACAAACCTACACACTGAGCTTGAGGAGCTAGTTGCAAGGTTTGTGGGAAAACCAGCTGCTATACTTTTTGGCATGGGCTATGTGACAAACTCAGCAATTATCCCTGCTCTGATTGGGAAG GGAGGACTGATCATCAGTGATTCTTTGAACCATAACTCTATTGTCAATGGTGCTCGAGGATCTGGTGCAGCAGTACGTGTTTTCCAGCACAACA GCCCCTCACATTTAGAAGATGTTCTAAGAGAGCAGATAGCTGAAGGACAGCCTCGGACACATAGACCCTGGAAAAAGATAATTGTTATTGTGGAGGGCATCTACAGCATGGAAGGAGAACTTTGCAAGCTTCCTGAAATTATAGCTGTCTGTAAAAAATACAAG GCTTATACATACTTGGATGAGGCCCACAGCATTGGTGCTATTGGAAAATCAGGCAGGGGGGTTTGTGAGCTCCTAGGAGTGGATCCAGCTGATGTGGACATCATGATGGGCACTTTTACAAAATCATTTGGGTCTTGTGGAGGCTACATTGCAGCATCAAAG GAAATCATTCAATATCTTAAGTACACTTGCCCTGCACATCTGTATGCCACTTCCATGTCACCACCTGCTGTGCAGCAAGTAATCTCTGCAATTAAGGTTATCCTTGGGGAAGATGGGTCAAATAGAG GTGCCCAGAAACTTGCACGCATTCGTGAAAACAGCAACTTCTTCAGGTCAGAACTTCAGAAAATGGGATTTGAGGTTCTGGGTGATAATGATTCTCCGGTTATGCCAATAATGCTCTACAATCCAGCAAAGATCCCAGCCTTCTCCAGGGAATGCCTCAGACAAAAT GTTGCAGTAGTGACTGTTGCATTCCCAGCAACACCTCTTCTTCTTGCGAGGGCTCGGATATGCATTTCTGCTTCACACTCCAAAGAAGACCTGATGAAAGGTCTGGAG GTTATCAGCAAAGTTGGTGACCTTGTGGGCATCAAATACTTCCCTGCAGAACCACCTAAGCATGCCGAACAGGAAAAGAAGAACCTATAA
- the LOC103987262 gene encoding protein LAX PANICLE 2-like codes for MVQVCNLLRRQHEEAYGARFAVDACCDDIKNYSSSKLRSMAEEPSRTITPEEEEEEEKEEEGDPGTSSGDWLRLGLASPPSERAEGRQVLTELQLLRDRPSSSSSSVVPVVGLAPPQMPWGSWKPGEMIGADVSSVPMLAIPEFTTAQFARPLGSPGASAESGIGIRVVSPPRRQTGIWLILQAAPNQGRQPFLPQIPRSYLRIKDEGLTISLLMKYLVKKLGLEDESEVEITCRDQQLLPFLTLQYVRDNIWCLRDMMSMLVDPPSIDHVMTLQYRRGRDRYRSMSAPLFL; via the exons ATGGTCCAGGTTTGCAATCTCCTCCGCCGACAACACGAGGAGGCCTACGGAGCCCGTTTCGCGGTGGACGCCTGTTGCGATGATATCAAGAATTATTCTTCCTCGAAGTTGAGATCGATGGCCGAGGAGCCTTCTCGAACCATAACaccggaagaggaagaagaagaggagaaggaggaagAAGGCGACCCCGGTACCTCCTCCGGAGATTGGCTCCGATTAGGCCTGGCGTCGCCGCCGTCAGAGCGCGCTGAGGGACGACAGGTATTGACCGAGCTCCAGCTGTTGAGAGATAGGCCTTCGTCTTCGTCATCATCCGTGGTGCCGGTGGTAGGGTTGGCCCCGCCGCAGATGCCCTGGGGAAGTTGGAAGCCCGGTGAGATGATCGGAGCTGATGTGTCGTCTGTGCCGATGCTGGCCATTCCGGAGTTCACGACCGCCCAGTTTGCGCGCCCACTTGGGAGCCCCGGGGCGTCGGCGGAGTCTGGCATCGGTATAAGGGTGGTTAGTCCACCGAGAAGACAAACGGGCATTTGGCTCATACTTCAGGCTGCTCCAAATCA AGGAAGACAGCCTTTTTTGCCTCAGATACCTAGAAGCTACTTGAGGATAAA GGATGAAGGCCTGACGATTAGTTTGCTGATGAAGTACTTGGTGAAGAAGCTGGGCTTGGAGGATGAATCAGAG GTGGAGATTACATGCAGAGACCAGCAGCTTCTTCCCTTCTTGACCTTGCAATATGTTCGAGATAACATATGGTGTTTGCGGGATATGATGTCCATGCTTGTTGATCCTCCCAGCATTGATCATGTGATGACATTGCAGTATAGGAGAGGCAGGGATCGATATCGATCGATGTCTGCGCCACTCTTTTTGTAA
- the LOC108953142 gene encoding RNA polymerase II C-terminal domain phosphatase-like 3, giving the protein MNPMSTQAFMGTQAVPSVLHPDNLQQQEQLLLSLLTHIKDQYSTLITTEQTKQIDAIVDSFVSEGHKTEKEQYGGTRNHILTNLTQEPAISPGDYNEGSHSASTLEIVSVGGTTNSRKRKRVEEYVPLDHTTKKLTGSELSLNNSPFESNETGKTPQSASMSSQNDRRTIHLKPREPRHSLFRNVAAASEPNKVNRVIVGPHDTTGHGKQAPTVASTTAVPHGNIRLAPRKTRKVEDAKPTPTPAVASPESAKGDTNHPLDGRSLERKAAFQRERARRLVEQNRMFASRKLSLVLDLDHTLLNSTKFVDVDPMQEELLKRKEEQDRAKPQRHLFRLRHMGLWTKLRPGIWNFLEKANELYELHIYTLGSRPYATAMAKLLDPTGSLFGGRVMSGRDDGDRMVSQRKDLKGVLGLECAAVIMDDTPSVWPSSQPNLIAVERYHFFPSSRRKFGVPGPSLLEMDRDEREEDGTLASSLAIIQRIHDDFFSRHADGDFRKLLLRS; this is encoded by the exons ATGAACCCAATGTCCACACAAGCATTCATGGGAACTCAAGCAGTTCCTTCC GTGCTTCATCCTGATAATTTGCAGCAGCAGGAGCAATTGCTTTTGAG TTTGCTGACTCACATAAAAGACCAGTATTCCACTCTTATAACAACTGAACAAACGAAACAG ATTGATGCTATAGTTGACTCATTTGTTTCTGAGGGTCATAAAACAGAGAAAGAGCAATATGGTGGCACCCGCAATCATATCCTTACAAACTTGACCCAAGAGCCCGCCATTTCTCCTGGCG ATTACAATGAAGGCAGTCATTCTGCATCCACACTAGAGATTGTATCTGTGGGAGGAACCACAAACAGTAGGAAACGCAAAAGAGTTGAGGAGTATGTACCTTTGGACCATACCACAAAAAAACTAACTGGATCAGAATTGTCACTGAACAACTCTCCATTCGAATCCAATGAAACTGGGAAAACTCCACAATCAGCTTCCATG AGCTCTCAAAATGACAGAAGGACGATCCACCTGAAACCTCGTGAGCCCCGTCATTCTCTGTTTCGCAATGTGGCCGCTGCATCTGAACCCAACAAAGTAAATCGTGTCATCGTTGGTCCTCACGACACCACAGGACATGGAAAACAAGCACCGACCGTTGCTTCTACCACAGCAGTTCCTCACGGTAACATCCGACTCGCTCCACGCAAAACTAGGAAGGTGGAGGATGCGAAGCCGACTCCAACACCTGCTGTGGCTTCCCCAGAAAGTGCAAAAGGTGATACAAATCATCCGCTGGACGGGCGTAGTCTCGAGCGGAAAGCGGCCttccagagagagagagcgagaaggCTCGTGGAACAGAATAGAATGTTCGCTTCTAGGAAGCTCTCTCTCGTCCTCGATTTGGACCACACCCTCCTCAATTCAACAAAG TTTGTAGATGTGGATCCAATGCAGGAAGAGCTTTTGAAGAGGAAAGAAGAGCAAGACCGAGCGAAGCCACAACGACATCTCTTCCGCCTCCGACACATGGGATTGTGGACTAAACTGAGACCGGGCATCTGGAATTTTCTGGAGAAGGCTAATGAGCTTTACGAGCTGCATATATACACTCTGGGAAGCAGGCCGTACGCTACCGCGATGGCAAAGCTGCTTGACCCGACCGGGTCTTTGTTTGGCGGGCGTGTCATGTCGGGGAGAGACGATGGTGATAGAATGGTCTCCCAGCGCAAAGATCTGAAAGGGGTTTTAGGACTGGAATGTGCCGCGGTGATCATGGACGACACTCCGAGTGTGTGGCCGAGTAGCCAACCCAACTTGATTGCTGTAGAGAG ATATCATTTCTTCCCAAGCAGCAGACGCAAATTTGGAGTTCCCGGGCCTTCTCTTCTGGAAATGGATCGTGACGAGAGGGAGGAAGACGGCACTCTTGCGTCTTCTTTGGCG ATCATCCAGCGAATTCACGACGACTTCTTCTCGCGTCACGCGGACGGTGATTTTAGAAAGCTACTGTTACGAAGCTAA